The following are encoded together in the Bacillus cereus group sp. RP43 genome:
- the comFA gene encoding ATP-dependent helicase ComFA produces the protein MLAGRQLLLEELSSDLQGKLDHLKRNRDVVCVQGVIKKYSKYMCQRCGNMEQRLFASFLCKRCNKVCTYCRKCITMGRVSECAVLVRGITEISGENYLNPLQWEGVLSAGQELAAQSVVDAVKQKESFFIWAVCGAGKTEMLFRGIAEALQKGERVCIATPRTDVVLELAPRLQEVFPNINVAALYGGSLDLEKDAALIVATTHQLLRYYRAFHVMIVDEIDAFPYHVDKMLHYAVNEAMKEEAARIYLTATPDEKWKRKLRNGKQKGVIISGRYHRHPLPVPIFRWCGNWKKGLMRKKIPRALLQWLNMYLSKQYPIFLFVPHVRYVEEISQLLKLLNNQIDGVHAEDPARKEKVTAFRKGEIPLLVTTTILERGVTVKNLQVAVLGAEEEIFSESALVQIAGRAGRSSDEPHGDVIYFHYGKTEAMVRAKKHIQSMNKNAKEQGLID, from the coding sequence ATGTTAGCTGGTAGACAGTTACTGTTAGAAGAACTTTCTTCAGATTTGCAGGGTAAATTGGATCATTTGAAAAGGAATCGAGACGTCGTTTGTGTACAAGGGGTAATTAAGAAATATTCAAAATATATGTGCCAGCGCTGCGGAAATATGGAGCAGCGGCTATTTGCATCATTTCTATGTAAAAGATGCAATAAAGTATGTACGTATTGCCGGAAATGTATAACGATGGGCAGGGTAAGTGAATGTGCTGTACTTGTTCGTGGGATTACTGAAATAAGCGGAGAAAATTATTTGAATCCGTTACAGTGGGAAGGTGTTTTGTCTGCTGGTCAGGAGTTAGCTGCGCAAAGTGTCGTTGACGCTGTTAAGCAGAAAGAATCCTTTTTTATTTGGGCGGTGTGCGGGGCTGGAAAAACAGAAATGTTGTTTCGCGGAATTGCAGAGGCACTACAAAAGGGAGAGAGAGTTTGTATTGCAACGCCGAGAACGGACGTTGTACTTGAATTAGCACCGAGATTACAAGAAGTGTTTCCAAATATAAATGTAGCTGCTTTATATGGAGGGAGTTTAGACCTAGAAAAAGATGCGGCGTTAATCGTTGCAACTACACATCAATTGTTACGTTATTATAGGGCGTTCCATGTCATGATTGTAGATGAGATAGATGCTTTTCCATATCATGTGGATAAGATGTTACATTATGCAGTAAATGAAGCGATGAAGGAGGAGGCAGCACGTATTTATTTAACTGCAACTCCAGATGAAAAGTGGAAGCGTAAATTGCGGAATGGTAAGCAAAAAGGGGTTATTATTTCAGGACGTTATCATCGTCATCCATTGCCAGTCCCGATATTTCGGTGGTGCGGAAATTGGAAAAAGGGTCTTATGCGTAAAAAAATTCCTCGTGCTTTATTACAATGGTTAAATATGTACTTATCTAAACAATACCCCATTTTTCTATTTGTTCCTCATGTGCGATATGTAGAAGAAATTAGCCAGTTATTAAAATTATTAAATAATCAAATTGATGGTGTGCATGCAGAAGATCCGGCGAGAAAAGAGAAGGTAACAGCTTTCAGAAAAGGAGAAATCCCTTTATTAGTTACAACGACGATTTTGGAACGAGGAGTAACTGTGAAAAATTTACAAGTGGCAGTTTTAGGAGCTGAGGAAGAAATATTTTCAGAAAGTGCCCTCGTTCAAATTGCAGGGCGTGCTGGCAGAAGCTCTGATGAACCGCATGGAGATGTCATCTATTTTCATTATGGAAAGACAGAGGCGATGGTGCGTGCGAAAAAACATATTCAAAGTATGAATAAAAATGCTAAAGAACAAGGATTGATAGATTGA
- a CDS encoding ComF family protein, with product MHCLFCDEYISYAISWYTFFVKLHKKYICDRCEQKLSYIIGDICKECGRPLELVPAEYKNGDICMDCIRWTNEQRFPSLINRSLYVYDEGMKEILAQFKFRGDAELVHIFHQPFRSLFQKYFANVSAIIPVPLSEEREYERGFNQAELLASCLPIKMFCTSLRRIETEKQSKKKRKERISGVNPFYFQREEKFHEQHVLIVDDVYTTGITVRQIGSLLYDRGAREVSCLTLCRG from the coding sequence ATGCATTGTCTATTTTGTGATGAATATATTTCATATGCAATTAGTTGGTACACTTTTTTTGTTAAGCTTCATAAAAAGTATATATGTGATAGATGTGAACAAAAACTTTCCTATATTATAGGAGATATTTGCAAGGAGTGTGGTCGGCCTTTAGAACTTGTACCAGCTGAATATAAAAACGGGGATATTTGTATGGATTGCATAAGGTGGACGAACGAGCAGAGGTTTCCGTCTCTTATAAATCGTTCGTTGTATGTGTATGATGAAGGGATGAAAGAAATATTAGCACAGTTTAAATTTCGAGGAGATGCTGAATTAGTACATATTTTTCATCAGCCTTTTCGGAGTCTTTTTCAAAAATATTTTGCGAATGTTTCAGCTATCATTCCGGTCCCTCTTAGTGAAGAGCGAGAATACGAGCGTGGTTTTAACCAAGCTGAGTTACTAGCTTCTTGTTTGCCTATCAAAATGTTTTGTACATCATTAAGAAGAATCGAAACAGAAAAACAAAGTAAGAAGAAACGTAAAGAAAGGATATCGGGAGTTAATCCTTTTTATTTTCAGAGAGAAGAGAAGTTTCATGAACAACATGTTTTAATCGTGGATGATGTGTATACGACAGGAATTACTGTTAGGCAAATTGGAAGCCTTTTGTACGATCGAGGAGCGAGAGAAGTTTCTTGTTTGACGCTTTGTAGAGGTTAA
- the cspC gene encoding cold shock protein CspC: protein MQGRVKWFNAEKGFGFIEREDGDDVFVHFSAIQQDGYKSLEEGQQVEFDIVDGARGPQAANVVKL from the coding sequence ATGCAAGGACGAGTAAAATGGTTCAATGCAGAAAAGGGATTTGGGTTTATTGAGCGTGAAGATGGTGACGATGTGTTTGTTCATTTTTCTGCTATTCAACAAGATGGGTATAAGTCGTTAGAAGAAGGTCAACAAGTGGAGTTTGATATTGTTGATGGAGCACGTGGACCACAAGCAGCTAATGTTGTGAAACTGTAA
- the raiA gene encoding ribosome-associated translation inhibitor RaiA, whose product MKFNIRGENIEVTPALKEYVEKKLSKLERYFDTFPEIKVNLKVYSDKQRIEVTIPFTDLLLRAEETNSDMYAAIDLVVDKIERQIRKHKTKVNRKLREKGSVKTNFILPEAVAVLDAVEEDELELVRTKRFDLKPMDVEEAILQMDMLGHSFFVFTNADTNETNVVYGRKDGKYGLIETK is encoded by the coding sequence ATGAAATTCAACATTCGTGGTGAAAATATTGAAGTAACTCCAGCATTAAAGGAATATGTAGAGAAAAAACTAAGTAAATTAGAGCGTTATTTTGATACATTCCCAGAGATTAAGGTTAATTTAAAAGTATACTCTGACAAGCAACGTATCGAGGTAACAATTCCATTTACAGATTTATTACTTCGTGCAGAAGAAACTAATAGCGATATGTACGCTGCCATCGATTTAGTAGTTGATAAAATTGAGCGACAAATTCGTAAACATAAAACAAAAGTAAATCGTAAGTTACGTGAGAAAGGTTCTGTGAAAACTAACTTTATCCTTCCGGAAGCAGTAGCTGTTCTGGATGCGGTAGAAGAGGATGAATTAGAACTTGTACGTACAAAACGATTCGATTTAAAACCGATGGACGTTGAAGAAGCGATCTTACAAATGGATATGCTAGGACATAGTTTCTTCGTCTTCACAAATGCTGATACAAATGAAACTAATGTTGTATATGGCCGTAAAGACGGGAAATATGGTTTAATCGAAACAAAATAA
- a CDS encoding VOC family protein: protein MNFEVIPFLSLNGQGAKAIVFYEQYLGAKVLFKKNYKEMKEIDPNFTYKESQEHYITHSVLQIGTNKIMIAEQAVDSTRPWQLSNSSSLCIQSKDFQTIEALYHNLIQHDEVYILTPFEKNSFSPGYAIVRDPFGIVIQLTVTKHDF from the coding sequence ATGAACTTTGAAGTAATCCCTTTTTTATCATTAAATGGGCAAGGTGCTAAAGCAATTGTATTTTACGAACAGTATTTAGGCGCAAAAGTTTTATTTAAAAAGAACTATAAAGAAATGAAAGAAATAGATCCGAATTTCACGTATAAAGAAAGCCAAGAACATTATATTACCCATTCCGTTTTACAAATTGGTACTAATAAAATTATGATTGCAGAACAGGCAGTGGATTCCACACGCCCTTGGCAATTAAGTAATAGCTCATCATTATGCATTCAATCTAAAGATTTCCAAACCATTGAAGCACTCTATCACAATCTAATTCAACATGATGAGGTTTATATTTTAACACCTTTTGAAAAAAACTCCTTCAGCCCAGGTTATGCCATTGTGCGAGATCCTTTTGGAATAGTAATACAATTGACCGTGACAAAACATGACTTCTAA
- a CDS encoding YafY family protein encodes MKKVERLNQMLRFINQKQIFTLKDLMDEFQISKRTALRDIASLEEMGVPLFAEYGRYGGYRLIKTMTLPPISFTNHEVFALYFAMQALSSFVSIPFQISFRSINKKFLDSVSSKQRGQIENLQKRVSFFHLEQAHECGYLEEILLAAVQNRALTINYVTPKQTTMRRIQPISIYAMKGYWYCQAYDLDKAAYRVFRCDRIRSLEMVDAQDSLDLENINIHNAHSLWRATEQAIQFKCSITARGIEIFKQQQYPSMKLWEECEDTYLIGTYEPAEINFIISYLASFGKTIKIIEPSSLKENLKEYYLDLIRNL; translated from the coding sequence ATGAAAAAAGTTGAACGTTTAAATCAGATGCTACGTTTTATTAATCAAAAACAAATATTCACATTGAAAGATTTAATGGATGAATTTCAAATTTCAAAAAGGACAGCTTTACGTGACATTGCATCATTAGAGGAAATGGGTGTACCTCTTTTTGCAGAGTATGGTCGGTATGGAGGGTATCGTTTAATAAAAACGATGACATTACCACCTATTTCATTTACAAATCATGAAGTTTTTGCACTTTATTTTGCGATGCAAGCACTAAGTAGTTTTGTAAGTATTCCCTTTCAAATCTCATTTCGTTCCATTAATAAGAAATTTTTAGATAGTGTTTCGTCAAAACAGCGCGGTCAAATTGAAAACTTGCAAAAAAGAGTTTCCTTTTTTCATTTGGAACAAGCACATGAATGTGGTTATCTAGAAGAGATTTTGTTAGCTGCTGTTCAAAATAGGGCTTTAACTATAAACTATGTAACGCCGAAACAAACGACAATGCGCCGTATTCAGCCGATTTCGATTTATGCAATGAAAGGTTATTGGTATTGCCAGGCTTACGATTTAGATAAAGCGGCTTATCGAGTGTTTCGCTGTGATCGTATTAGGTCGTTAGAAATGGTAGATGCTCAGGATAGTCTGGATTTGGAAAATATAAATATACATAACGCACATAGTCTTTGGAGGGCAACTGAACAAGCTATTCAATTTAAATGCTCAATTACTGCGAGGGGGATAGAGATATTCAAGCAACAACAATATCCTTCGATGAAATTATGGGAAGAATGTGAAGATACATATTTAATAGGAACTTATGAGCCTGCTGAAATCAACTTTATCATCTCATATCTAGCTAGTTTTGGTAAAACTATAAAAATAATTGAGCCATCTTCTTTAAAAGAAAATTTGAAAGAATACTACTTAGATTTAATACGAAATTTGTAA
- the secA gene encoding preprotein translocase subunit SecA: MIGILKKVFDVNQRQIKRMQKTVEQIDALESSIKPLTDEQLKGKTIEFKERLTKGETVDDLLPEAFAVVREAATRVLGMRPYGVQLMGGIALHEGNISEMKTGEGKTLTSTLPVYLNALTGKGVHVVTVNEYLAQRDASEMGQLHEFLGLTVGINLNSMSREEKQEAYAADITYSTNNELGFDYLRDNMVLYREQCVQRPLNFAIIDEVDSILVDEARTPLIISGQAQKSAELYMFANAFVRTLENEKEYSFDVKTKNVMLTEDGITKAEKAFHIDNLFDLKHVALLHHINQALRAHVVMHLDTDYVVQEGEIVIVDQFTGRLMKGRRYSEGLHQAIEAKEGVEIQNESMTLATITFQNYFRMYEKLSGMTGTAKTEEEEFRSIYNMNVIVIPTNKDIIRDDRADLIFKSMEGKFNAVVEDIVNRHKQGQPILVGTVAIETSELISKMLTRKGVRHNILNAKNHAREADIIAEAGMKGAVTIATNMAGRGTDIKLGEDIKNVGLAVIGTERHESRRIDNQLRGRAGRQGDPGVTQFYLSMEDELMRRFGSDNMKAMMDRLGMDDSQPIESKMVSRAVESAQKRVEGNNYDARKQLLQYDDVLRQQREVIYKQRQEVMDSENLRSIIEGMMKSTIERAVALHTQEEIEEDWNIKGLVDYLNTNLLEEGDVKEEELRRLAPEEMSESIIEKLLERYNAREKLLPEEQTREFEKVVVFRVVDTKWTDHIDAMDHLREGIHLRAYGQIDPLREYQMEGFAMFESMIASIEEEISRYIMKAEIEQNLERQEVVQGEAVHPSSDGEDAKKKPVVKGDQMGRNDLCKCGSGKKYKNCCGIGQ; this comes from the coding sequence ATGATCGGTATTTTAAAAAAGGTATTTGATGTCAACCAACGCCAAATTAAACGTATGCAGAAGACAGTGGAGCAAATTGATGCATTAGAATCATCTATTAAGCCGCTAACTGATGAACAATTAAAAGGAAAGACGATTGAATTTAAAGAACGTCTAACAAAAGGTGAAACAGTAGATGATCTACTTCCTGAAGCTTTTGCGGTTGTTCGTGAAGCAGCAACTCGTGTTCTTGGAATGCGTCCATATGGCGTACAGCTAATGGGTGGTATCGCCTTACATGAAGGAAATATCTCTGAGATGAAAACAGGTGAAGGTAAAACGTTAACATCTACTTTACCTGTATATTTAAACGCATTAACAGGAAAAGGTGTTCACGTTGTTACAGTCAATGAATACTTAGCGCAACGTGATGCGAGCGAAATGGGACAACTTCATGAGTTCCTTGGCTTAACTGTAGGGATTAACTTAAATAGTATGTCACGTGAAGAGAAACAAGAGGCTTATGCGGCTGATATTACGTATAGCACAAATAACGAGCTTGGATTCGATTACTTACGTGACAACATGGTGTTATATAGAGAGCAGTGCGTTCAGCGTCCACTTAATTTTGCTATCATCGATGAAGTCGATTCTATTTTAGTCGATGAAGCACGTACGCCGCTTATTATTTCGGGACAAGCTCAAAAATCAGCAGAGCTATATATGTTTGCAAATGCATTCGTTCGTACATTAGAAAATGAAAAAGAATATTCATTTGATGTGAAAACGAAAAATGTAATGTTAACAGAAGATGGTATTACGAAAGCTGAGAAAGCTTTCCATATCGATAACTTATTCGATTTAAAACATGTAGCACTTCTTCACCATATTAATCAGGCGCTTCGTGCACACGTTGTTATGCACCTTGATACAGATTATGTTGTACAAGAAGGCGAAATCGTAATTGTAGACCAATTCACTGGTCGTCTTATGAAAGGTCGTCGCTATAGCGAAGGTTTACACCAAGCTATTGAAGCAAAAGAAGGCGTAGAAATTCAAAATGAAAGTATGACACTTGCAACAATTACGTTCCAGAACTACTTCCGTATGTACGAAAAGTTATCTGGTATGACTGGTACAGCGAAAACGGAAGAAGAAGAATTCCGTAGTATTTACAATATGAATGTTATCGTAATTCCAACGAATAAAGATATTATTCGTGATGACCGTGCAGATTTAATCTTCAAATCAATGGAAGGTAAATTCAATGCAGTTGTGGAGGATATTGTAAATCGTCATAAGCAAGGGCAACCTATTCTTGTTGGTACAGTTGCAATTGAAACGTCAGAGCTTATTTCAAAAATGTTAACACGTAAAGGTGTACGTCATAATATCTTAAACGCAAAAAACCATGCGCGTGAAGCAGATATCATTGCAGAAGCTGGTATGAAAGGCGCTGTAACAATTGCGACGAATATGGCAGGTCGTGGTACGGATATTAAGTTAGGCGAGGACATTAAAAACGTTGGCCTAGCAGTTATCGGTACAGAGCGTCACGAAAGCCGTCGTATTGATAATCAGTTACGTGGTCGTGCTGGTCGTCAAGGAGACCCTGGTGTAACACAGTTCTACTTATCAATGGAAGATGAACTAATGCGCCGTTTCGGTTCTGACAATATGAAAGCGATGATGGATCGTCTTGGTATGGATGATTCACAGCCAATCGAAAGTAAAATGGTTTCTCGTGCTGTAGAATCTGCACAAAAACGTGTAGAAGGAAATAACTATGATGCACGTAAACAGCTATTGCAATATGATGATGTACTTCGTCAACAACGTGAAGTAATTTATAAACAGCGTCAAGAGGTAATGGATTCAGAGAACTTACGCAGCATTATTGAAGGTATGATGAAATCTACGATAGAACGTGCTGTTGCACTTCATACGCAAGAAGAAATCGAAGAAGATTGGAACATTAAAGGTCTTGTCGATTACTTAAATACAAACCTTCTTGAAGAAGGGGATGTAAAAGAAGAAGAGTTACGTCGCCTTGCTCCAGAAGAAATGAGCGAATCAATCATCGAGAAATTATTAGAGCGTTATAACGCAAGAGAAAAACTTCTACCTGAAGAGCAGACACGTGAATTCGAAAAGGTTGTTGTATTCCGTGTTGTAGATACGAAATGGACAGATCATATCGATGCAATGGATCACCTTCGTGAAGGTATTCATTTACGTGCTTACGGACAAATCGATCCACTTCGTGAATACCAAATGGAAGGATTCGCAATGTTCGAATCGATGATCGCTTCTATTGAAGAGGAAATCTCTCGTTACATTATGAAAGCTGAAATTGAGCAAAACTTAGAGCGTCAAGAAGTTGTTCAAGGTGAAGCTGTTCATCCATCAAGCGATGGCGAAGACGCGAAGAAAAAACCGGTTGTAAAAGGTGACCAAATGGGACGCAACGATTTATGTAAATGCGGTAGTGGCAAGAAATATAAAAATTGTTGTGGCATTGGGCAATAA